A stretch of the Marivirga tractuosa DSM 4126 genome encodes the following:
- the pfkA gene encoding 6-phosphofructokinase — protein MNKINRIGVFTSGGDAPGMNAAIRAVVRAGIYYNKEIVGIYRGYEGMIEGDFEEMDVRSVANILQRGGTMLKSARSKEFRTPEGRKKAFEQLKKSNIDALIGIGGDGSFTGMHHLYLEHGMPYICIPGTIDNDIPGTDYTIGYDTATNTAVEAIDKIRDTALSHNRLFFIEVMGRDSGYIAISSGIAGGAVSIIIPEEETSIDELVEKLNKGGKKNKTSSLVIVAEGGKSGSAMEIAEKVKEKSSYFDTKVTILGHLQRGGTPTYFDRLLASKMGVAAIEGLDQGKTDAMVGIRHHDIIFNKFDDIMNQPKDIHKDDLRIAKILSI, from the coding sequence ATGAATAAGATAAATCGAATAGGTGTTTTTACCTCTGGGGGTGATGCTCCAGGAATGAATGCTGCCATACGTGCTGTAGTAAGAGCAGGTATTTATTATAATAAAGAAATAGTAGGGATATATCGCGGATATGAAGGGATGATAGAAGGTGATTTTGAAGAAATGGATGTTCGCTCTGTGGCAAATATTTTGCAAAGAGGGGGTACTATGCTGAAATCAGCACGATCAAAAGAATTCAGAACACCAGAGGGTAGGAAAAAGGCCTTCGAGCAATTGAAAAAAAGTAATATTGATGCCTTAATTGGAATTGGTGGCGATGGTTCTTTTACAGGAATGCATCATTTGTATTTGGAACATGGTATGCCATATATTTGTATTCCGGGCACCATTGATAATGATATTCCCGGAACCGATTATACCATTGGTTATGATACAGCTACCAATACTGCAGTGGAGGCAATAGATAAAATCCGAGATACTGCCTTGTCGCACAACCGTTTGTTTTTTATTGAAGTGATGGGTCGTGATTCTGGTTATATTGCCATTAGTAGTGGAATTGCAGGAGGTGCGGTTTCCATTATTATTCCCGAAGAGGAAACATCCATTGACGAACTAGTGGAGAAATTAAATAAGGGTGGTAAAAAGAACAAAACTTCTAGTCTGGTAATTGTGGCAGAAGGCGGTAAGTCAGGTTCAGCCATGGAAATTGCCGAAAAAGTCAAAGAAAAATCTTCTTATTTTGACACAAAAGTGACTATATTAGGTCATCTTCAAAGAGGAGGCACACCTACCTATTTTGACAGGTTGTTGGCAAGTAAAATGGGCGTTGCTGCAATTGAAGGTTTAGATCAAGGAAAAACAGATGCCATGGTTGGCATTCGACATCATGATATAATATTTAATAAATTTGATGACATTATGAATCAGCCTAAAGATATCCATAAGGACGATTTACGAATTGCTAAAATCTTATCAATATAA
- a CDS encoding NUDIX hydrolase, giving the protein MSEFHYNPHISVDCVIFGFDDEKINILLIKRKQERENVYALPGDLVQKGEDLDVAAARVLYELTGMENLYLEQFKTFGSPDRTSDPVDVEWIKSIREHPEARVITVAYNSLVKTEDFDYRPSSFAEEVLWHPIEKPQKLGFDHNEIANTGWAMLREKIKREPIIAFSLLPEKFTLRQLQTLYEAIVGQELDKRNFRKRMLRNRFLVPMNEKETGVSHKPAQYYRFDDEIYKEEFAKDQWFLF; this is encoded by the coding sequence ATGTCAGAATTCCATTACAATCCGCATATTTCAGTTGATTGCGTCATTTTTGGCTTTGATGATGAAAAGATCAATATTTTATTGATAAAGAGAAAGCAAGAAAGAGAAAATGTTTACGCATTACCTGGAGATTTAGTCCAAAAGGGTGAAGATCTGGACGTAGCTGCTGCCCGTGTTCTTTACGAACTTACGGGCATGGAAAATTTATACCTAGAGCAGTTTAAAACTTTTGGCTCACCGGACAGGACATCAGATCCTGTGGATGTGGAATGGATAAAATCTATAAGGGAACATCCAGAAGCCAGGGTTATCACCGTTGCCTATAACTCACTAGTGAAAACTGAAGACTTTGACTACCGACCTTCTTCTTTTGCTGAAGAAGTACTGTGGCATCCTATAGAAAAGCCTCAAAAGCTAGGTTTTGATCATAATGAAATTGCCAACACAGGTTGGGCTATGCTGAGAGAAAAAATAAAAAGAGAGCCTATTATAGCATTTTCTTTATTGCCTGAAAAATTCACTTTAAGACAATTGCAAACGCTTTATGAAGCAATAGTTGGCCAAGAATTGGATAAAAGAAATTTTAGGAAACGGATGTTGAGAAACCGATTCTTAGTACCGATGAATGAGAAGGAAACTGGTGTATCGCATAAACCAGCTCAATATTATCGTTTTGATGATGAGATTTATAAAGAAGAATTCGCTAAAGATCAGTGGTTTTTATTCTGA
- a CDS encoding N-acetylglucosamine kinase, giving the protein MILIGTSGSTKCDWQLVDANKTLVRKSTKGMNPFFMDDVAISDIAKSLGSDILDRKSEIEVVYYFGAGCSSKHFASMVERGLSMVFNKSHLYVKEDIVAAAFATFNGEPSITALMGTGSNACHFDGDIVRQEVSGMDFILGDEGSRSHFGKMLLSKFLKKQLPPEIARDLEQEFRIDKEEILLNVYIKPYANVYLSSFSQFIKERIDHPYLKAMVKQSITEFVETYICSIKNYENLPVHFVGSVPHFFEEVVNEVLEEHQLIKGIFVEEPIDLLVSYLIKKHYKN; this is encoded by the coding sequence ATGATACTAATAGGTACCAGCGGTTCCACAAAATGCGATTGGCAATTAGTTGATGCCAACAAAACTTTAGTTAGAAAAAGTACTAAAGGCATGAATCCTTTCTTTATGGACGATGTAGCCATCAGTGACATTGCAAAATCGCTAGGCTCCGATATTCTAGATCGTAAATCAGAAATAGAAGTTGTTTATTATTTTGGTGCAGGTTGTTCAAGCAAGCATTTTGCTTCAATGGTGGAAAGAGGCTTGTCCATGGTTTTCAATAAATCTCATCTATATGTTAAAGAAGATATAGTAGCAGCAGCTTTTGCAACTTTTAATGGTGAGCCTTCCATCACTGCTTTAATGGGAACAGGTTCAAACGCTTGTCATTTTGATGGAGATATTGTTCGTCAGGAAGTAAGTGGAATGGATTTTATTTTAGGTGATGAAGGCAGTAGGAGTCATTTTGGAAAAATGCTCCTAAGTAAGTTTTTAAAGAAACAATTGCCACCTGAAATTGCTCGAGATTTAGAACAAGAATTCCGAATTGATAAAGAAGAGATCTTGCTAAATGTTTACATAAAACCTTATGCAAATGTTTATTTGAGCAGTTTTAGTCAGTTTATTAAGGAGCGTATTGATCATCCCTATCTTAAAGCGATGGTTAAGCAAAGCATTACCGAATTTGTTGAAACTTATATCTGCAGTATAAAAAATTACGAAAACCTTCCTGTCCATTTTGTTGGTTCTGTTCCTCACTTCTTTGAAGAAGTAGTAAATGAGGTGCTGGAAGAACATCAATTGATTAAAGGCATATTCGTAGAAGAACCAATAGATTTATTGGTCAGTTATTTAATTAAGAAACATTATAAAAATTGA
- a CDS encoding aminotransferase class I/II-fold pyridoxal phosphate-dependent enzyme: MSFKPTSSRKHYHLFEEEQIDHMYFDISPAGEIDANKYSLYNFTGDPKLEYAEWDSRMDMMNSWFSDMKANERFLYERESINGSKVVSKIIDPVTKEVREMLNFASNDYLNLTQDPRILEKVTAIAPYYGAGAGGVPLLSGSMNIIKQLQEKIAEMKGMEQSIVYSSGYGANIGTISGLLGHRDVAIYDMFAHASLIDGSKGSNKKFFSHNDPASLEKVLKNIQNKYINKLVVVDGVYSMDGDICKLPEILDIAHYYGAWVLVDEAHATGVIGKTGKGTLEYFGLEGKVDIITGTLSKAVGSVGGYVAASSRLINYLKYTSRSYMFSTSPFIGSVVSSFEALNLISRQEAGMDKLWENIRYVKDRLLKAGFNIGNAETAIFPIIIGDDNKVKEMTYRLHQKNIFVNPVPYPAVPRKLTRVRMTVTAGFSMEQLDYTLNQIEEIGKDLNII; this comes from the coding sequence ATGTCATTTAAACCCACCAGCTCAAGGAAGCACTATCATCTTTTTGAAGAAGAGCAGATTGACCATATGTATTTTGATATTTCTCCGGCAGGAGAAATAGATGCAAACAAATATTCATTATACAATTTTACGGGCGACCCAAAGCTGGAATATGCCGAGTGGGACAGTCGAATGGATATGATGAACAGCTGGTTTTCTGATATGAAAGCAAATGAGCGTTTCTTATACGAGCGAGAATCAATTAATGGCTCCAAGGTGGTATCTAAAATAATTGATCCTGTCACAAAAGAAGTAAGGGAAATGCTCAATTTTGCTTCTAATGACTATTTGAATTTAACTCAAGATCCCAGGATATTAGAAAAAGTAACAGCAATTGCCCCTTACTACGGAGCGGGAGCTGGAGGTGTGCCGCTATTAAGTGGTTCGATGAATATTATTAAGCAACTGCAGGAAAAGATTGCGGAAATGAAAGGAATGGAACAGTCCATTGTCTACAGTTCTGGTTATGGGGCAAATATCGGTACTATTTCAGGGCTATTAGGGCATAGAGATGTGGCTATCTATGATATGTTTGCTCATGCAAGTCTTATAGACGGAAGTAAGGGTTCCAATAAAAAATTCTTTTCTCACAACGATCCTGCCTCATTGGAAAAGGTATTAAAAAACATTCAAAATAAGTACATCAACAAATTGGTGGTTGTGGATGGCGTATATTCAATGGATGGAGATATATGCAAGCTTCCTGAAATATTGGATATAGCTCACTACTATGGAGCATGGGTTTTGGTAGATGAAGCTCATGCAACAGGTGTTATTGGCAAAACAGGTAAAGGCACTTTAGAGTATTTTGGATTGGAAGGCAAGGTAGATATCATTACCGGAACATTGAGTAAAGCAGTGGGCTCTGTTGGTGGTTATGTTGCGGCCTCAAGCCGATTGATCAATTATTTAAAATATACTAGTAGATCCTATATGTTTTCAACTTCTCCTTTTATCGGGTCTGTGGTCTCTTCATTTGAAGCTTTGAATTTAATTTCAAGGCAAGAAGCAGGAATGGATAAGCTTTGGGAGAATATTCGCTACGTGAAAGACAGATTGTTGAAGGCTGGATTTAACATAGGAAATGCTGAAACAGCTATTTTTCCAATCATAATTGGCGATGATAATAAGGTGAAGGAAATGACCTACCGCTTACATCAAAAAAATATTTTTGTCAATCCTGTACCTTATCCGGCAGTTCCTCGAAAGCTGACTCGTGTGAGGATGACGGTTACAGCAGGCTTTTCCATGGAGCAATTAGACTATACCTTAAACCAAATTGAAGAGATTGGCAAGGATTTGAACATTATTTAG
- a CDS encoding IS110 family RNA-guided transposase has protein sequence MKVLRQCCGIDVSMDALDVVLMTLQEDFELKIVSSGQFANTKKDIKKLMNWVKRHQLNDLPLQVVMEATGVYHEQLAYALYDNGFELAVVLPNKVANYGRSTDVRRIDDKISARHIAEFGLLKKIDNWTKPDASLLKLKGLSREREQLLNERTRAKNQQHAKEHMAEVDKFTLKRAKQHIKFLDKLIDQVETQMKDIVDQTPWLKKKINYICSLKGVGFITATIVIAETNGFNLIRNSRQLVCYAGYDINNKQSGTSVNTKARISHKGNKHIRKALYFPALTAVQHDEPLSNFYNRLFDRQKIKMKSYVAVQRKLLILIYTLWKKEERYNPEYCKDKFLLEQPQEAALTELDQVRS, from the coding sequence ATGAAAGTACTTAGACAATGCTGTGGAATCGATGTTTCAATGGATGCTCTGGATGTTGTTTTGATGACCCTCCAAGAGGATTTTGAATTAAAAATTGTATCAAGTGGTCAGTTTGCCAATACCAAAAAGGATATTAAGAAATTGATGAATTGGGTTAAAAGACATCAACTTAATGATCTTCCTCTTCAAGTAGTCATGGAAGCAACAGGTGTTTATCATGAGCAATTGGCTTACGCGCTTTACGATAATGGTTTTGAACTTGCCGTTGTTCTGCCCAACAAAGTAGCTAATTATGGCCGTAGCACTGATGTGAGACGCATAGACGATAAAATCAGTGCAAGGCACATCGCTGAATTTGGGTTATTAAAAAAGATAGACAACTGGACAAAACCAGATGCCTCTTTATTGAAATTAAAAGGTCTGAGCAGAGAACGAGAGCAATTACTCAATGAAAGAACCAGGGCCAAGAACCAACAACATGCCAAAGAACACATGGCAGAAGTCGATAAGTTTACATTAAAAAGAGCCAAGCAACACATTAAGTTCTTGGATAAGCTGATTGACCAAGTAGAAACTCAAATGAAAGACATAGTCGATCAAACCCCATGGTTAAAAAAGAAAATTAATTACATATGCTCCCTAAAAGGAGTTGGCTTTATTACAGCAACCATTGTAATAGCAGAAACAAATGGCTTTAACCTTATCAGAAACAGCCGTCAATTGGTATGTTATGCCGGTTATGACATCAACAACAAACAATCTGGAACATCGGTTAACACCAAAGCTAGAATTTCCCACAAAGGAAATAAACATATTAGAAAAGCACTCTACTTCCCAGCATTAACGGCAGTCCAACATGATGAGCCATTAAGTAATTTTTATAACCGTCTGTTCGACAGACAAAAGATTAAAATGAAAAGCTATGTGGCCGTGCAAAGAAAATTGCTGATACTGATCTATACACTATGGAAAAAAGAAGAAAGATATAATCCAGAATATTGCAAAGATAAATTTTTATTAGAGCAGCCCCAAGAGGCCGCCCTAACCGAGCTGGATCAAGTCCGCTCTTGA
- a CDS encoding flavin reductase family protein: protein MSYKEFDPKSIKTPELHGILLGAIAPRPIAFASTIDKEGKVNLSPFSFFNVFGSNPPTLIFSPARRGRDNTTKHSYENVKEVAEVVINIANYPMVEQMSLASTEYDKGVNEFVKAGFTEAKSTKVKPPRVAESPVAFECKVKQVIETGKDGGAGNLVICEVIHIHLNEEILDENGKIDPFKLDPIGRLGGNWYSRSKKALFEVEKPLQKLGIGVDALPEEIKNSDVLSGNDLGKLGNVEKIPEASELEGLLISVTCDKNDKDDLHKIAHQLLEENKVMEAWKVLLKP, encoded by the coding sequence ATGAGTTACAAAGAATTTGATCCGAAATCCATCAAAACCCCGGAATTGCATGGCATATTATTAGGAGCTATCGCCCCTAGACCTATCGCTTTTGCAAGCACAATCGACAAAGAAGGGAAAGTAAATTTAAGTCCATTTAGTTTCTTTAACGTTTTTGGGTCGAATCCACCGACTTTAATCTTCTCGCCAGCCAGAAGAGGCAGAGATAATACCACAAAACATTCTTATGAAAATGTGAAAGAGGTGGCTGAAGTAGTGATCAATATTGCTAATTACCCTATGGTAGAACAAATGTCATTGGCTTCTACTGAATATGATAAAGGGGTTAACGAATTTGTGAAAGCAGGTTTTACAGAAGCTAAATCAACTAAAGTTAAGCCTCCTAGAGTTGCTGAATCGCCTGTTGCCTTTGAATGTAAAGTAAAGCAAGTGATAGAAACGGGAAAAGATGGTGGGGCCGGTAATCTCGTGATCTGTGAGGTAATCCATATCCATCTCAATGAAGAAATTTTAGATGAAAATGGCAAAATTGATCCTTTCAAATTGGATCCTATAGGAAGATTAGGAGGGAATTGGTATAGCCGTTCTAAGAAAGCACTTTTTGAAGTAGAAAAACCGTTGCAAAAACTTGGAATTGGAGTGGATGCTTTGCCTGAAGAGATAAAAAACAGTGACGTCTTATCAGGGAATGACTTAGGGAAATTAGGTAATGTAGAGAAAATTCCTGAAGCTTCAGAATTAGAAGGGCTTTTAATCTCTGTTACATGCGATAAAAACGATAAAGATGATTTGCATAAAATAGCTCATCAATTACTGGAAGAAAACAAAGTAATGGAAGCCTGGAAAGTTCTATTGAAACCCTAA
- a CDS encoding ROK family protein has product MKVSIGIDIGGTGTKFGIVSLDGKVLYQGAIPTQTEAVFADYIHLLSDEIRKGLDPEKHQLIGIGVGAPNANYHKGTIEHAPNLRWKGILPLAKTLEDEFDVPTVVTNDANAAAVGEMIFGGAKGMKDFIVITLGTGLGAGIVSNGQLVNGANGFAGELGHTTVTYGNGRFCGCGKRGCLETYVSATGIKRTIYKLLADYTEDSALRSVSFDELSPEMITKYALKGDIIAKQAFEYTGRILGTKLADTVIHTDPEAIFIFGGLSQAGDLIFNPVKEHLELNLMPVFKGRVRVISSQLQNQSAPIIGASSLIVDKLKKDEISLMEGK; this is encoded by the coding sequence ATGAAAGTTAGCATTGGGATTGACATAGGGGGCACTGGAACAAAATTTGGAATTGTATCTTTAGATGGTAAGGTTTTATATCAAGGTGCTATTCCAACCCAAACGGAAGCAGTTTTTGCTGATTATATTCATTTGCTTTCAGATGAAATCCGTAAAGGTTTAGACCCAGAAAAACATCAATTAATTGGAATAGGAGTGGGAGCTCCAAATGCTAATTACCACAAAGGAACCATTGAACATGCACCTAATTTAAGATGGAAGGGCATTTTACCTCTAGCAAAAACTTTGGAAGATGAATTTGATGTGCCAACCGTTGTCACCAACGATGCCAATGCTGCTGCTGTAGGGGAAATGATATTTGGTGGTGCTAAAGGCATGAAAGATTTTATTGTGATCACGCTTGGGACTGGCCTAGGAGCTGGAATTGTAAGCAATGGTCAGTTAGTGAATGGTGCTAATGGATTTGCAGGCGAGCTGGGGCATACTACAGTGACTTACGGAAATGGTCGGTTTTGTGGCTGTGGAAAGCGTGGCTGTTTAGAAACTTATGTTTCTGCTACTGGGATTAAGAGAACTATTTACAAGCTTTTAGCGGATTATACTGAAGATAGTGCACTGAGGTCGGTAAGTTTTGATGAACTGAGTCCAGAAATGATTACAAAATATGCATTAAAGGGCGATATTATTGCTAAGCAGGCTTTTGAGTATACAGGAAGGATTTTAGGTACCAAGTTGGCTGATACGGTAATACATACTGATCCAGAGGCAATATTTATTTTTGGTGGTTTGTCACAAGCAGGCGATTTGATTTTCAATCCAGTAAAAGAGCATTTGGAATTAAACCTAATGCCAGTTTTTAAAGGTAGGGTAAGGGTGATTTCTTCACAATTACAAAATCAGTCTGCCCCTATTATTGGTGCCAGCAGTTTGATAGTTGATAAGCTTAAGAAAGATGAAATCTCCCTAATGGAAGGTAAGTAG
- the asnB gene encoding asparagine synthase (glutamine-hydrolyzing), whose translation MCGIAGVWSKNGALEKDKFDSALNLMLHRGPDESHSIKTARANLGTQRLKIIGLESGQQPLSDNLGHYLAFNGAIYNYAEISNSIDFNSQSDTEILFQLILKAGVQGALESLRGMFAFAFYDEKEDSVLLARDRMGQKPLYYYQDENYLLFASELKSLKRLMELIDIKAIINKNAIFHYLCFSNIPEPSTIYKNVFALPPAHYLKYKNGKAITEAYWQHQYLPKENISFDQAKKKTQLAIEDSVRIRLRADVKKGLFLSGGWDSSVIAYEASKHEQNLQAFTVEYPFQTTQNESKIAKETANQFGLNHQMIKIDKSPLSILEKSIRTFDQPLADSSALPNLAIAEAASQHVKVMLNGDGGDELFGGYRRYFTAKNIHYLAFTKYLQSLLPIGKRRSKLGFLNRISRISALPASERYLLYTTDMFQDADISSFWNDPNEAKTSSLDLLKKHFKHEISSLDQLMNWDRNFNLLSGILAKMDRASMAYSIESRSPFLDHQLFEITNQLPDSFRISGFSRKHLLKSIYSNKLPSSVTQATKTSFEAPLDNWLKHDFKELLKDLLYNPQAKIYNYINYTEIMMLMKGVKYQERNTDYMIYALLVLEMWLQEHN comes from the coding sequence ATGTGTGGCATAGCTGGGGTTTGGTCAAAAAATGGTGCTTTGGAAAAAGATAAATTTGACAGTGCCCTCAATTTAATGCTTCACCGCGGACCAGATGAAAGCCACTCTATCAAAACCGCTCGGGCAAACCTCGGCACTCAAAGATTAAAAATCATCGGACTTGAAAGTGGACAACAGCCTCTTAGCGATAACCTAGGACATTACTTGGCTTTCAATGGCGCTATTTACAATTATGCTGAAATTTCTAATTCAATTGATTTCAATTCTCAATCCGATACTGAAATTCTTTTTCAACTTATTTTAAAAGCTGGAGTTCAGGGCGCACTAGAATCGTTGAGGGGAATGTTTGCCTTTGCATTTTACGATGAAAAGGAAGATAGTGTATTGTTGGCTAGGGACAGAATGGGCCAAAAGCCTTTATATTATTACCAAGATGAAAACTATCTGCTTTTTGCATCTGAGCTAAAGAGTTTGAAACGCTTAATGGAATTAATTGATATTAAAGCAATAATTAACAAAAATGCGATATTTCATTATTTGTGTTTCTCCAATATTCCAGAGCCCTCAACAATCTATAAAAATGTTTTTGCCCTTCCTCCTGCTCATTACTTAAAATATAAAAATGGAAAAGCAATTACCGAAGCATATTGGCAACATCAATATTTACCAAAAGAGAATATCTCATTTGACCAAGCAAAGAAAAAAACACAGCTTGCAATTGAAGATTCAGTCAGAATAAGATTAAGGGCAGATGTTAAAAAAGGTTTGTTTTTATCTGGAGGTTGGGACAGCTCAGTAATTGCCTATGAAGCTTCTAAACATGAGCAAAACCTTCAGGCATTTACGGTGGAATATCCATTTCAAACCACGCAAAATGAAAGCAAAATCGCTAAAGAAACAGCCAACCAATTTGGCTTAAACCACCAGATGATAAAAATTGATAAAAGTCCCTTATCAATACTCGAAAAATCAATCAGGACTTTTGACCAACCATTGGCTGACAGTAGTGCTCTACCCAATTTAGCAATAGCAGAAGCAGCTTCTCAGCATGTTAAAGTAATGCTCAATGGAGATGGAGGAGATGAACTTTTCGGGGGTTATAGAAGATATTTTACCGCTAAAAACATTCACTATTTAGCCTTTACAAAATATTTACAATCTCTTCTTCCAATTGGAAAGAGGCGATCAAAACTGGGCTTTCTAAATAGAATTTCGAGAATTTCAGCATTACCCGCTTCTGAACGATATTTATTATACACAACTGATATGTTTCAGGACGCTGATATTTCATCTTTCTGGAACGACCCAAATGAAGCCAAGACCTCCTCTTTAGATCTGTTAAAAAAACATTTTAAGCACGAAATTTCAAGCCTTGACCAATTAATGAATTGGGATAGAAATTTCAATTTGCTTTCGGGCATTTTAGCAAAAATGGATCGGGCAAGTATGGCCTATTCGATAGAATCTCGATCGCCATTTTTAGATCATCAATTATTCGAAATCACAAATCAGTTACCTGACTCATTCAGAATTTCAGGCTTTAGCAGAAAACATTTACTAAAATCAATCTATAGCAATAAATTACCTTCATCAGTAACACAAGCAACAAAGACTTCTTTTGAAGCACCACTGGATAATTGGCTAAAACATGATTTTAAAGAGCTATTGAAAGATTTGCTTTATAATCCTCAAGCTAAAATCTATAACTATATTAATTATACTGAAATCATGATGTTGATGAAGGGTGTAAAATATCAGGAAAGGAATACTGATTATATGATTTATGCCTTGTTAGTTCTCGAAATGTGGCTTCAAGAGCACAACTAA
- a CDS encoding 2OG-Fe(II) oxygenase, translating into MNSSEKLSLAIDQLSDAGYFIWDDFIPNEDVKELVSIADEASNTGDFKKAGIGKQALFQLDKSIRGDYIQWLDRNNENAVVLKLLDEIERLKTRLNETCYLGLRDFETHFAIYPENTFYKRHVDRFQQNAHRVISFVLYLNRNWQEGDGGELAIYLDGKTEVIQPLAGRLLLFRSELEHEVLMSYKKRYSITGWMLDKDMSLTFLP; encoded by the coding sequence ATGAATAGTAGTGAAAAATTAAGTCTTGCAATCGATCAATTAAGCGATGCAGGGTATTTTATTTGGGATGATTTTATTCCAAACGAAGATGTAAAAGAACTAGTCTCAATAGCTGACGAGGCTAGTAATACGGGGGATTTCAAAAAGGCAGGAATAGGAAAACAAGCATTATTCCAATTGGATAAAAGTATCAGGGGCGATTATATCCAATGGCTAGATAGAAATAATGAGAATGCAGTTGTGTTGAAACTACTGGATGAAATTGAACGGCTTAAAACGCGCTTGAACGAAACCTGTTATCTGGGTTTAAGAGACTTCGAAACCCATTTTGCAATATATCCAGAGAATACCTTTTATAAAAGGCATGTAGATCGCTTTCAGCAGAATGCACATCGGGTGATTTCATTTGTTTTGTACCTCAACAGAAATTGGCAAGAAGGAGATGGTGGGGAATTGGCAATTTATTTGGATGGTAAAACCGAAGTAATTCAACCGCTAGCAGGGCGTTTATTACTTTTTAGAAGTGAACTAGAGCATGAGGTTTTGATGTCTTACAAGAAGCGTTACAGCATAACTGGCTGGATGCTAGACAAAGACATGAGTTTAACTTTTCTGCCTTAA